One genomic region from Deferrivibrio essentukiensis encodes:
- a CDS encoding response regulator transcription factor, producing MVILKILVIEDDHFSREGLTKILSSEGYEVSVAENGEEGFEKAISEHYDLIITDLMMPFMDGMKLLSRLKSMECDTPVIVITAYSSIDNMLSVYQLGGIEVLEKPFEIHELFNLIKRIL from the coding sequence GTGGTTATTTTGAAAATTTTAGTAATCGAAGATGACCATTTCAGCAGAGAAGGGCTCACTAAAATTCTTTCGTCTGAAGGGTATGAAGTCAGTGTTGCAGAAAATGGTGAAGAAGGCTTCGAAAAAGCTATTTCAGAGCACTATGATTTGATAATTACTGATTTGATGATGCCTTTTATGGACGGGATGAAGCTTTTGAGCAGACTAAAAAGTATGGAGTGCGACACCCCTGTTATTGTGATTACTGCTTATTCCAGTATTGATAATATGTTATCTGTTTACCAGTTAGGTGGAATAGAAGTCCTGGAAAAACCTTTTGAAATTCACGAGCTATTTAACTTGATAAAACGAATCTTATAA